In a genomic window of Glycine max cultivar Williams 82 chromosome 13, Glycine_max_v4.0, whole genome shotgun sequence:
- the LOC112998722 gene encoding uncharacterized protein: MITFALTAIEELGGDEPISYYEAVNTLNPTLILFYGRNVIVLSYYGLNPPYQKKALSLVVRATSSHMAWTAIEKTFQAQTRARRMAMKVQLQTLTKRSLSMLEYIERKRFIADSLAENLHPISDEDLIGYILSSLDSSYSAFSTAFIMKSDDVSVDDLVGLLLQEEARLEQEHVHQAVVVSQPTNPTPLLSTSVVYTTNRFSNRSSSTNNPNNNSGSFPRRNVDNPRRRPICQLCSKPGHETIDYWQRTNQTN; the protein is encoded by the exons ATGATTACCTTTGCCCTTACTGCAATAGAGGAGCTTGGAGGAGATGAACCTATAAGCTATTATGAAGCTGTGAACA CACTGAACCCAACCCTGATTTTGTTCTATGGAAGAAACGTGATCGTTTTGTCCTACTATGGATTAAATCCACCTTATCAGAAAAAAGCCCTCTCCTTGGTCGTACGTGCCACCTCTTCTCACATGGCATGGACTGCCATTGAAAAGACCTTCCAAGCTCAAACACGAGCTAGACGCATGGCAATGAAGGTTCAACTACAAACTCTAACAAAAAGGTCTCTTTCTATGCTTGAATATATTGAGCGCAAACGCTTCATTGCTGACTCTCTTGCTGAAAATCTTCATCCAATTTCTGATGAGGATCTTATTGGTTATATTTTAAGCAGCCTTGATTCCTCTTATAGTGCTTTCTCAACTGCTTTCATAATGAAGTCTGATGATGTCTCTGTTGATGATCTTGTTGGCCTTCTTCTTCAAGAGGAGGCTCGCTTAGAGCAGGAACATGTTCATCAAGCTGTTGTTGTTTCACAGCCCACTAACCCAACCCCACTTTTGTCTACTTCTGTTGTTTACACTACAAATCGGTTCTCAAACCGATCTTCTTCCACcaacaatccaaacaacaaTTCTGGTTCGTTTCCTAGGCGCAACGTTGACAACCCTCGTCGTCGTCCTATCTGTCAACTGTGCAGTAAACCAGGACACGAGACTATTGATTATTGGCAGCGCACTAATCAAACTAATTAA